In a single window of the Micrococcaceae bacterium Sec5.7 genome:
- a CDS encoding MFS transporter, with protein MNTYTTVPSGEQVVQELPWRWKVQGRIFMIGGLGFMFDAWDVTLNGILIPLLSTHWQLAAGEVAWVGTSNLIGMAIGAFVWGTIADTIGRKKAFTATLLIFSLFTVLGAFSPDFIWFCVFRFMAGFGLGGCIPVDYALVGEFTPRKQRGRVLTAMDGWWPVGAALCGFVSAGLVAAFADWRLTMLVMVLPALLVFWVRRSVPESPLFLIRKGRREEAAKVIDDLVLATGAEPRAYSLPDPQAAPRLSAGSAWQQLRRVWLFNWKITTAAWALFFSILLVYYLALTWMPRILIGAGFEEYKAFVTTASMAAVGLLGVVVAALLVERVGRKWILAITGPLSALTLVIVAFVVDIPTAAVFWLLVFGFVVQIAIPVLYAYVSELYPTELRGTGFGWASTFSRLGAGFGPLVFASYFWPEFGLATSFALAGGLVLLAVLWMAFLSPETRQRRLE; from the coding sequence ATGAATACGTACACCACTGTGCCCAGCGGCGAACAGGTGGTCCAGGAACTGCCGTGGCGGTGGAAGGTCCAGGGACGGATCTTCATGATCGGCGGGCTGGGCTTCATGTTCGACGCCTGGGACGTGACGCTCAACGGCATCCTCATTCCGCTGCTGTCCACGCACTGGCAGCTGGCCGCCGGCGAGGTGGCCTGGGTGGGCACCTCCAACCTGATCGGCATGGCCATCGGCGCCTTCGTGTGGGGCACCATCGCGGACACCATCGGCCGCAAAAAGGCGTTCACGGCCACACTCCTGATCTTCTCGCTCTTCACAGTGCTGGGCGCCTTCTCCCCCGACTTCATCTGGTTCTGCGTGTTCCGGTTCATGGCCGGCTTCGGGCTGGGCGGCTGTATCCCCGTGGACTATGCGCTGGTGGGCGAGTTCACGCCGCGGAAGCAGCGCGGCAGGGTGCTCACCGCAATGGACGGCTGGTGGCCCGTGGGCGCTGCCCTCTGCGGTTTCGTGTCCGCCGGGCTCGTGGCGGCGTTCGCCGACTGGCGCCTGACCATGCTGGTGATGGTGCTGCCGGCGCTGCTCGTTTTCTGGGTGCGCCGGAGCGTGCCCGAATCGCCGCTGTTCCTCATCCGCAAGGGCCGCCGGGAGGAAGCCGCCAAGGTGATCGACGATCTTGTCCTCGCCACCGGCGCCGAGCCCCGCGCGTACAGCCTGCCCGATCCCCAGGCCGCTCCACGCCTCTCTGCCGGCAGCGCCTGGCAGCAGCTGCGCCGTGTGTGGCTGTTCAACTGGAAGATCACGACGGCGGCCTGGGCCCTGTTCTTCAGCATCCTCCTGGTCTACTACCTTGCGCTGACGTGGATGCCCCGGATCCTGATCGGTGCGGGCTTCGAGGAGTACAAGGCGTTCGTCACCACGGCGTCCATGGCCGCCGTCGGACTCCTTGGTGTGGTGGTGGCCGCACTGCTGGTGGAGCGCGTGGGCCGCAAGTGGATCCTGGCCATTACGGGTCCGCTGTCCGCGCTGACGCTGGTGATTGTGGCGTTTGTGGTGGACATCCCCACGGCTGCCGTGTTCTGGCTGCTGGTGTTCGGCTTCGTGGTGCAGATCGCCATCCCGGTCCTGTACGCGTATGTGTCGGAGCTCTATCCCACCGAGCTGCGCGGCACGGGCTTCGGCTGGGCGTCCACGTTCTCGCGGCTTGGTGCAGGGTTCGGGCCGCTGGTGTTTGCCTCCTACTTCTGGCCGGAGTTCGGCCTGGCTACGTCCTTCGCGCTTGCTGGCGGGCTGGTGCTGCTGGCCGTGCTGTGGATGGCGTTCCTCTCCCCCGAGACCAGGCAGCGCAGGCTCGAGTAA
- the purN gene encoding phosphoribosylglycinamide formyltransferase — protein sequence MRIVVLVSGTGSNLQAVIDAVNEGQLDVEIAAVGADRPGTYGVKRSAAAGFPTFVVDFKAYEDRADWNAALTEAVAAYSPDVVVSSGFMRIVSPGFIEAFDGRYLNTHPALLPAFPGAHGVRDAMAYGVKVTGCTVHWADAGVDTGPIIAQEAVVIAPDDTEDTLHERIKVVERRLLVSTLASLAAEQPN from the coding sequence ATGCGCATAGTTGTCCTCGTTTCCGGTACCGGCTCCAACCTGCAGGCCGTCATCGACGCCGTGAACGAGGGCCAGCTGGACGTGGAGATCGCCGCCGTGGGGGCGGACCGGCCCGGCACATATGGTGTGAAGCGCTCGGCGGCCGCCGGATTCCCCACGTTTGTTGTTGATTTCAAGGCCTACGAGGACCGTGCCGACTGGAACGCCGCGCTGACCGAGGCCGTGGCCGCGTACAGCCCGGACGTGGTGGTTTCGTCCGGATTCATGCGGATCGTGAGCCCCGGCTTCATTGAAGCGTTCGACGGCAGATACCTCAACACCCACCCCGCCCTGCTGCCCGCGTTCCCCGGCGCCCACGGCGTCCGCGACGCCATGGCATACGGCGTGAAAGTCACGGGATGCACGGTCCACTGGGCCGACGCCGGCGTGGACACCGGGCCCATCATCGCCCAGGAAGCCGTGGTGATTGCTCCGGATGACACCGAGGACACCCTGCACGAACGCATCAAGGTGGTAGAGCGCCGCCTCCTGGTCTCCACCTTGGCTTCCCTCGCCGCCGAGCAGCCCAACTAA